ttagtgaaaataatagtttatgaagctgcagtttttgatctgaaggcatattgacagcagcaaaaccataagctacaggactccaaatgacatgaaaattcacagtatgctagagaatcacaaagtctacaactaattacattgcaccaacctcaaaagagctacagatcacaagatagaagcaagacaagacagcaacaaaatataacagattcagacttagaaatatttcagcatctctaaaacatcactatttcctagcaagtaaagatcaaccaaagcacacctaaacatggatttctattgcaactaaaaatatcaggggctagactaaacatcaaagggcaaatctctagttgataactccttcaaatgaagcacggaataaatcctacaaaatagacaagagggcaacatgacaaaatatcgcgcgaactaacttactcaaaagctaaaactaaatgcacagtaaacatataaaacatgtggggttgcaacacaaaaaatttgccacacgtaaatgcgagataatgtcctaaacacggaaaacaaactagcggcaaatccctacacgcaaaaataccaatgactattCTAAAGTACATGGCAAaggtgttcctaaaacatggacattttatctaagtCATTCGGGTAattcggacacgcacgagaaattacTACGGAACaaatcctattggaacaacacgtaaatctaggcatatggcggctcaaactatgtcaaacaattatgcaagttataaaatcataatctacgcgcaaaactacacaagatacacatctaattcatcgcgatccgacttacggttaaaaagttacACGCGTTCTAATATACGGTTTATTTTCTgaaatttaattaaattccgaaAAACCTAAATATCTAACGGGCCAGACAGGGGGCACATGATAATAGAAAAATGCCTAGGCGGGGAAAAAAGGGGGGATCTCATCAGAGGCCTCCGGGCCGGTTGGGAGGGGAGGCCGAAGCTTGGGCCTGGGGGGCCACCTGAGGTGGGCCTCGCCTGACCAGGCCGGCCCACGGGGCGAGGGGGCAGGCAGGCGCTGcctgagtcgtctcctccctcgtTCCCGAGAAGGAGCGGCGCTGGCGAGGGGCCCTGGATCGGCGGAAAGGCCGGGAAACGGAGGGGGAAGGCAGATCCATGGCGGGGATCCCCGGATCCGGCCGCCGGAGGCCGGCGGGTGGCGAGcacgggaggaggaggcccaGGGCGCGGAGGCTTCGTGCGGATGCCAGGGGAGGCGGCAACAAGCTTGGCAGGCGAGCGATGGTGAGGCAGCGGCCGTGGCCAGCGGCGAAGGGCGAGCTccggggcggcgcgggaggcgAGCAGGCGGGGCGGCGGGGAACCGGGCAGGGCACGGGAGCTCGGGAGCGAGGGGCTGCTGCCCTCGGGCACGGACGCGGTCGAGCGGCTGGCGAGCCAGCGGCGGATCTGGGCTCAGCCGGGCCCAATCTTGGCCTGGTGGGCCCGGCGGCTGcgcagaggagggagggaggagagagagtgggtggattagggtttcgggggcatggttttcgaggagagagaggagaggaggttgTCTACAAATActcgggggtctatttatagacaaatggggggctaggttaaccggaatttcgttccggatcaaaccgtgcggtcggaatcggacgattccgcacgcgggaacgggtaagtggaTGTGTAGtgtagttatccggagacgagagggaaaacgggcgacgctgcaacgatttttaaaacaccgacaaccgtccgacggtagaccgaatacggtgccgctacggtcgaccgttcgggtaccagacggactccgaccgcgacgaaattcgagaggcggcctagctatattaaattaagaccgcacgtcaaatctcaacccaatcagacaaagttttacacacactttttaaaacaagatttaaacgatgccgcgggcgcgtgcgagtgcggtcgggctcagaacggacagcgacgagaaccgacaactaacaatggatgcaagttttgaaaactggcggcagcgaagatgtcgatgcaatgcagatgatgcgcataatgcgatgatgaatgcgacagacaaacataccacacgacgaaaacggaataaaaatagaatcttctgggacgtcggcatcgggctgtcacatgcttGCACCTCATAAACACTGGACTCTTAAATAGTCTTATGTCCTCCAGATTCACCGCTACTTCCACGACATTTCTGGCAAAGCGCACAAGTTTGTCTACTGCATGAAACCTCCCATAGATACTGAGCTCAGCCAGGTTGTGGTGCTTGAAATCAGATGCAGATGGTTCCCACTCTAgtcccttgtccttctccttgcaAACCACATGCAACTCCCTCCGTTTTCCCGTTACCATTTCACATAAATGATTCCGCACCTGCATTTGGTCAGGTAAAAAATTCCTAACTGGCCAGAGGATGTTTGAACATCGAAAATGAGAATTGAAGAATCGGTACAAGAGTTCACCAAGACGAGTAGTTCCTTAAGGTTAGGTGCACCATGGAGTAAGAACATTGTCCAAGTCATATCAGAAATGCCAATTAAATTCACAATCCTGAGTTTGTGGAACACCGGTAACAATCGTCTTCGACCTTCCGGTTTGACCCAAATCTGCAAAAGATATAATAGTGCAGAATTATGTTAACCAAAAATAATGGTTGCAACCTCCCGACGACATGGCCAAGAAAACATGGACACGTCACTGACAAGATTGTAAACTCAGGTGAAGCAACCCTTTGAGTTGCTATGCTGACAGCAACAGTCTGGCCAATTAAAGTGAACTCATCTCCCAAGTACTTccttcgtttcaaaatataagacattttagagattttactagaaaactatatacggagcaaaatgaatgaatgtacattctaaaatatgtctatatacatccgtatgtagtttataatgcaatctttaaaaggtcttatattttggaacggagggagtagaattgcatgagcAACAGGTGAATGGGGTATAAACTTCCAACCCTCCTTCCCAGTAAGCTCCTGGTTGCTTGCAGCACGGTGGTGTTGTCCCGAATTATATCGTCTGAGGTTAACTTGCTCCAATCTTTGTGTTTGGGCTCAAAATAACCAGCCGTTATAACAAGTTTTGAGAGCATAGCAGGGATCTGCTTCCAACGTCTGGAGAGGATGGTGGTTCGCGCGGCGTCGGCGATATCAAGTCGCTCGACAATGTTGAGCAAAACGTCATCAGGCAACCTGCTGAGCCAATCATCTTGCCTGTCCTACATTTGATATATATGGAAACAAATCAAGTTGATTTCTTATATTAGACTCACCATAGATGCCCGTGAAGCACTGATACGGACAAATCTGCCGGAATAATAATAACTAGAGCTCAAAGggtgacaacaccaacaacgacacaGTAATTGGTAGATCATCTCTAACAGATTAAGGGTCCAATTTAGCTACGTCCAAACATAAATTATAAAAAAAACTGTAAAACTATGGTAAATAACTCCTTCCTCCAGCTGGTCGTGCCGGTCACGTCGGTCCCCATCGCCCGTCGGCCGCGGCCGTCTCCGTCGACCGTGCCCAACCTCGCCGGCCACGCCTTGTCGCCCACTGGCCATGCCCCGTCGACTCTGTCGTCAGCGACTTGCTCTGTTGCCAGCCGCGTCGACCGAGCCGTGCCCCTTTACTGTTGCGCTGGGAGGATTCCGGCGGTCAGGCTGAGGTCATGGGAGGTCATGGCGAGGTCTAGCTCGTCCAATTCAAACTGGCGACGATCGATTGCGGCGTCCAGTGGCCTTTTTGGGCGTGCTGTGATCAATTCCGGCAAGTTTAGGACAGATTTCGGCAAACTCCACGACGGCGTGTTTGCTCAGATAAGGTTTGATCGGCTCCTAAAATCGGCATTTCAACCTTCAAATTAAGGGTTTCGGTGTGACTTTACTGTGTCCTTTAATAATTTTACGTGTTGAATCATTTTTATGGTTTCTGTTCTGCATATCttttacaaaaaaaattctaaaacGCAAAAAATACGAGTTTGATCACTTATATATGCTCTAAGTATAAATAAAAATCCGTATAGCAGTTTTGGACGCCATAGCCGGAGTCCGGAGAGGTGTCGCAATGTGTCGACAGTTGCTGGCCTCGGGCGAATCTGGTGACTGCCTACCAGGGGTATCTCTCGGGAAGATATACGGCGCCTTGGATCTCGCCTCCAGTGGCGATTCGGAGATTGGAGTtgaagacggcggcggcggcgacggtgggGAGCTTGGCACACGGCAGGCGTCGGGGCAACCGGCACACAACCGACCGGTGTGAGGCCTGCCATGATGAAACGGATGGGCTAAAGCCACCGGTTGTGGGCATCGACCATTCCTTTAGATTTTCAGTCAGTTTTTTAATAAAAACgcaaaacatttttgaaaatcatgaacattttcttaTATTCATAACTTTTTTGCAAATTTTAGGTTTTTCTTATTAAACgtggacattttttgaatttgtgaaaTATTTAAAAATTTGTTGAAAACATATGAAGAATTTCTAAATAgagtatattttttgatttttcaattttgtttttgaaaaattctgaacacTTTAGTTGAATTTCCGAACACTTTATTAAAACAAGCAAATAAATTAAATatataaacattttttaaagtgtGGTTTTTAAAAATTTGTGAACCGTATCCgaacattttttttgaaagaaaaaatcTTTTAAAATGTAAAATTTAAGGGCCTTTTTTGTTTGCAAGATTTTAGAAACACAGGAATATAAAAAGTAGAGGGTTGGACCGTTGGAGTGACATGTTCATTTGAATCCTATAGGAATGAGTGTTTGATGTCACGGGAAAATATGAAATTGTAAAAAGAGGTTGGAGTGGATGTTATATTTCTATGAAATGTAGTATAAAAGATTTCACAGAAAAAATTTCTATGGAATCCAATCCAATGAATTAAAGGACCAATGTAGGAAAAATACCTAAGGATTTTAATCCTCCAAAAGTTCTATAGAATTTCTTTGAATCAAAGGAGCCCTAAAAAGAAACgagctaaattttgaaataaaacaaaattaCCGAGAAATTTTAAAAATACGGAACTTTCCGCATTTCCGCACAATTTCTGAAAAAGAAATAGACGAGTAAAATATGGATAATCTTTTTTATGTTTTTAAAAAGTGAAGTTAAGTTTAAATGTGAGATCGGAACAAGTTTGAATTGTTTTAAGTTTATATTAATGTTTAATTTAGTTTATTGTATCTTTTTAAATGTGTGGACGGCTCTTTTTTCAAATTAAAAGTCGGACAAGTTGCAATGCGGATTGCACGGACGTTGCCATAGGTGGGTTGACGAACAAGTGTCATAGCGCTAGATTTGTTTTTTGAAAGGCGGTCCCTTAGGGTTCGATCCATTAAAAAAGTAGAAAAGAGTTGCCCGGTTAATTAATTAAAACCCGAACGAAAACCGTTACAACACGTCCTCAATAGGGCACCAACAACAAACCGACCCTCGGAGCCGCGCATCCAGTGAGCCGCCGGTTTCGTCACCCAAGCAATCCGTAACCGACACCTTACAACCAAAATCGAAGTTGCCGCTCCGGCATCCATGCCGACCCCGAAGCCGCGCACCAGGCGAGCCGTCTGCCCTGCTTCCCAAGCAACCGGAGCCGACACCCTACAAGTATCTCCGGAGCCGCCGCTCTGACGCACAAACCATGACCATACACGCCGACCTCGAGGTTGTGCATCAGGCTAGCCGTTCGCTTCATCACTCGAACCACCAAAGCCGACACCACACAACCAAATCTGAAGCCGCCGCTCCAGCATCCACGCTGACCCCAAGGCCGCGTACCAGGCTGGCCAACAACACCGTCACCCACGTGACAAATGCTACACCCCTTCATGATGACTAGATTTGGAACCGTTGTTCCGAGCTCCACGTCGGCCCCAAGGTCGTGCACCACCGAGGCCGATGACAGTCACATGCCAAGACCACTCCAAAGCGAAGCCTCCAAGAAGGAATGCCACCAGAGCGCCGCCATCGTCCGTTCCAGGAACCAGGAATAGGGGTTTCCTCCGGAGTGCGAGAGAAGAGGTCTTAGGCCCTCGAACGAAGACGCCTCCAAAGAGGTAAGCGGCGCCCACAAGCGTCGCCGTCGTCGGCTCCGGACAAGGCCACAACAAGGCTTTCACCCCGAGGAGCCAAAAGAAGTCTTCCCCTCGAACCGGCATATGAGAGCCACCGCCTGCGTGAACCACCACCCACCACCAAAGCCCGGAGTCATCAATCAGAAGAGCCCCGCCATCGTTGCCTGCACCACACAGAGCCGCTGACCACGCAAGCCCATCACCATCGCACGAGCCAGAACCAGCCACGTCTGGCCACATCCGGCACCCCGCACCACAGCCACAGCGAACCCACCGACCAACACCAAGCGTCCCCTGGGAAGACCGAGGACCACCGCAATGCAGCATAGTCATGATGCACCCGAGCTCCAGCCATGGCGCTGCCCACACAGCCACCACGACCGCCATTATCGAATAAGAGATCCGAGGCCGCCGCCCCGGCGACCGACCACCACCCGCTCACCAGATCCGCCTCGAAGGAGCGTCACCCACGCCCCCCGTTGAGCAGCAGCACAACCCGTCGATCCAGCCCGAGGGGAACGACAACCGCATCTACATGCCAGAGCGAACTGCCGCTCCTCCATACGCTGGAGCTGGCCGCCGGCGCACCCGCCGAGCTCCGCGCCGGACGCACAAGCAGCAGGCCCTGCGTGACCCAGATCGGGCCCGCATCGCTGCCATCCACACCCCGTGCCTCACCCTGCCTCGTCCCTGCACGACCGCGCCACGCGCCGCACCACGCGCCGCACCACACCGCCGCGCCGACCGCCACCTTTGCACCGACGACCATCCacgacctcgccgccgtcgaCGCGCCAGCCGCAGCCGCCCAACTCCGAGGTCGGCCTCCAGATCCAATCGCCCCTCCTCGACAATGGGATGGCCGCGAAGGCGAGAGAACGCCCGGCCGCCACCTTCCTCGGAGCGCGCACGGGATTCTCCGACGGCCCCCTCAGGTGG
This genomic stretch from Hordeum vulgare subsp. vulgare chromosome 6H, MorexV3_pseudomolecules_assembly, whole genome shotgun sequence harbors:
- the LOC123401696 gene encoding uncharacterized protein LOC123401696, which codes for MAVVVAVWAAPWLELGCIMTMLHCGGPRSSQGTLGVGRWVRCGCGAGCRMWPDVAGSGSCDGDGLAWSAALCGAGNDGGALLIDDSGLWWWVVVHAGGGSHMPVRGEDFFWLLGVKALLWPCPEPTTATLVGAAYLFGGVFVRGPKTSSLALRRKPLFLVPGTDDGGALVAFLLGGFALEWSWHVTVIGLGGARPWGRRGARNNGSKSSHHEGV